The nucleotide sequence TCTGCATCAAGCAGGTGTTCTGCAGGAGTTCATAGAACTCCCTgctttgtttcttgaaagtggGACTGTCGTTTTGGCCAGCTAAGATGTATACCCGCACCCTCCTCATCTGTAGGTGGGTGTAGCAGTCAAATTGGGGGGACAGGGGGATGGCCCACTCAGGGGGCAACTGAACTGCTTCGTTAACAGAGGTGTGGACAAGTTCGCGGAGGTCATACACTCCTGAGATGAGGAAGGCGCCTTGGAGTCTGTTGGAACCGATGCTGCTGTCCAGGAAATCTGCGTTGGACAGTAGTTTTGCCACGAGATGAGCACCAGCTGAATGGCCGGCGAAGTACACCCctctgtaaaaaaacaaaagaaattgaATGTTAATCATGCTTGCAGCGCTGCAGtggtcttaggctgagttgaaccacctaaccggttttttttttgtataaaggttgacagattttgacgtttataAGATGGtccaacccagccttaaagtttaggttttatttagttagatctatatatataaaaatgaaacccgtttcgcgttgtcacggcatcacgtgtgaacggctgaaccgatttcgataattctttttttttaatgtttgtggaagtccaaggatggttcttgcggaaaaaaatattaagaaaatctctacgctaaggcggtacgaagttcgccgggtcagctagtacatTATAAATATTCACAAGGTATAGTCTTCGTGCGTagaaaaaacaagaaaaaacgGTCTTATCATTCAACAGATGTAAATTTTCAATCGACAAATGTGGACAAATAAGTCGCAATTTGTTGTTACATCGTTCGTTCCGAAAGAATGTGACACAAACACTCAATACACTTTATCGTGAAAAAAGGTAATATTTAAACAGTCAACAGAAAATCTACTCTCATGCATTGTGATAAGTATCATTGTCACAACACACAAATGCTGATCCATGGGTATACTTTCTTGGTGGGTCTTTATTTGGCTATCAAGAAAAGATGTAAATATCCCAGCAAATGTATTTATTTCCTTTTGATATAGGTACGGTTTGCTTGTTACGTTTCCTATAAATCTTAATCACTAGTGACAATTCCATCGTGTTCTATAAAAATCTTCGGATTTGGTTTTATACCTCCTTAATATTACTTTTTCTAACAAATTTCCCTTTTTTAAGCTTTTCTTTTCAGTTTTGTCTTTTATTTAGATAGACATTTAGATAGGTTGGTTGTAAGTAAATTAACTAAGTCTCGaaccccttattacaaaaagctAAACTCGCATTGATCACTAGTTTCAAttgaaatttttaatttaagtataaatataatttactcaAGGGAGGCACTTTGTATGCAAATGAAAATACTgatatgtaaattatattagctAGATATTACCTATGTGAAATGAATcttaataactaagtatacaatactaaattaaaaaatatcaatctgTTTGAATCATAAGTATAACAATATGagttacctactcgtacttcGAAAACGTGACGGTTTTGAAATTAACCATATCATCATGAATGAATATAAATCAATTAGTTTTAGTTCACAGGGTACAGTTGTAAAACAATAGTTGTGTTATATTTTGGCGAACCGTGAGTGAAAACTATTGTTTATAAACACATTTTGACAAAACGTGTGTATAATGCTAATATCAGGAATTGTTGTACTGTAGCGTGAGGATAAACGTGACACTTGTATTCGTACAtagagatatttatttatttattgtgtgGTCCACAGCAGTTATAGGCCTGCGGTGCACCTTTCAGGAATTAGGTACGGCAAAGTAGCATAATTTATTTCCAATTCGGATACTATAGTGTTCAGCTTTATATCTGTACCTATACTTACTGCCTAAATCGCAAAAAATAGGTACACCGAATTTATTCTACTgaaaagatatgaagaaaagcGACATAATATCACAAATTGTAATTTACTGGGCTATTAGTTATCTTGTGTAGGCAAACACTTACTTAATATTCATCCTAAATACATCcacataaattaaaacaataaaaaaataatgaatggtTACTGTCTTGAAACcagaaatgaaaataaaaaacttaacacAATTTGTTTAAATTCAAAAATCGAATGTCAAAAACATTCGTCCCACGTAATGAAAAATGGCCTAAAACCTGTTTGAGGGGCCGCGTTTATTTTTCTTAAGAGCCGttgaattttgtatttaaagtaAGGTTGTAAAATAAAGTACATTATGCGATAAGTATTCGATTTCACGTTCGACTGCGTTAATCTGAGAATTTACATGCAATTCGTGAGTAGAAAACTTGTGTGTGAATATTTTACGGTTCACTTACGACGTTACTTTAGTATAGTTAGTGACCCGAGTTGACAAAGAGTCGGTTACGTTAGTGTAGATGTATTTTTTGAACCAACTCAAGTCACTAAACTTCTACAAATTGTTtaaagcagtgtttttcaacatttttcaTGACATGAATCCCCGACCGTTCGCATTTTTATcccatgcattttataatgttacaaagatgttgtagggacaGAATACTAACAATCCgtacaatttttttatgcatttgcataattagattttatttttttttaaatttatttcggATGAATCtctataactttattttttttactgaggtagtttttacgacctctctcGCGACCCCCCCTATAGTGGCTTCGCGACGCCCCAAgcggtcgcgacccacaggtagAAAAACACTGGCTTAAAGGATTTTTATGATGGTAATGAGTATTTATATGATGTTGAGTCATAAATTACCTGCTGCCCATTTTCTCTGCATATTCAAAGACGAATTTGGCTGCATTCTGAATCTGGTTGACGATTTCTGGCAGGGTAGCGGCAGGGCAGAGGTCGTAACCCACTACCACGGTCTTTACCCTGGACTGGTGCAGGGGAACCACAGGGTACCTCGACAGCTCCCTGGAGAGCTCCTGCCAGTAGCCGCCGTGAACGTAGACCAGGATAGGGGCATCTGAAATACACAATGGTTGGTTTAAAccatagtacctacttagaatAAAACATCTTAGCTTAGAATAATGAGTACTATTTTAcgagagaaaaatattttctccTAGATTTAtttgacttatgcccgttttcaccatcaattcctaatttttgagtgactcctatggtaacaaataacaggaattttgtttacatagtgcccgttttcaccttcaatccctaatttttaagtgatcctaTGGTAGCAAataacagaaattttgtttacataggggacatttaaaaattagggattgatggtgaaaacgggcattaatgtgCGTAGAGTTAATCAAATTCTTTTGAGTTTGAGTGGAGGAATACGTGACTTTGTAGGAATAAACTATTTTAACCCATCCTGCAATAGGTGgataaaattgtattatttgCGTAGGAGCTACTAA is from Ostrinia nubilalis chromosome 2, ilOstNubi1.1, whole genome shotgun sequence and encodes:
- the LOC135081011 gene encoding kynurenine formamidase isoform X2, encoding MSVIMDSMDLELEYSPSKWSRRFPSSQEVLQHHVKFVAEASDVATNTVPHKLEIEYGSTPGQKLDILGTDLPDDAPILVYVHGGYWQELSRELSRYPVVPLHQSRVKTVVVGYDLCPAATLPEIVNQIQNAAKFVFEYAEKMGSRGVYFAGHSAGAHLVAKLLSNADFLDSSIGSNRLQGAFLISGVYDLRELVHTSVNEAVQLPPEWAIPLSPQFDCYTHLQMRRVRVYILAGQNDSPTFKKQSREFYELLQNTCLMQNMYLEIKDEFDHFDIVECFANENNYLKNLLVHDIRKHL
- the LOC135081011 gene encoding kynurenine formamidase isoform X1, whose product is MMLLIEKFINFIVSFVTPASEADKEPKKIPPNTASKMSVIMDSMDLELEYSPSKWSRRFPSSQEVLQHHVKFVAEASDVATNTVPHKLEIEYGSTPGQKLDILGTDLPDDAPILVYVHGGYWQELSRELSRYPVVPLHQSRVKTVVVGYDLCPAATLPEIVNQIQNAAKFVFEYAEKMGSRGVYFAGHSAGAHLVAKLLSNADFLDSSIGSNRLQGAFLISGVYDLRELVHTSVNEAVQLPPEWAIPLSPQFDCYTHLQMRRVRVYILAGQNDSPTFKKQSREFYELLQNTCLMQNMYLEIKDEFDHFDIVECFANENNYLKNLLVHDIRKHL